Proteins encoded in a region of the Marinobacter arenosus genome:
- the glcE gene encoding glycolate oxidase subunit GlcE: MADIFQHMQEQVLHARDSGHKLNIVGGGTKAFMGRKADPDAGTLNVGEHTGIVEYHPVELVLTVRAGTPLSDIEATLAEQGQALHFEPPRLGAGSTIGGTLAANLSGPARPWTGSVRDQVLGIRLLNGKGEHLRFGGQVMKNVAGYDVSRLQAGALGSLGLITEISLKVMPRPAASMTLVQDMAMDEVIHYMNSRSAEPKPITGACWVDGKVYLRLSGARSAVEATAEKWSGEVMEQGDPFWQSVQDMQHEFFAGNDVPLWRFSVGSTAANPKLEGDWFIDWSGAQRWYRGPGELKDLEPLAKAAGGQVSLFRGGDRSGEVMHHQPEALKGIQRRLKNAFDPDNIFNPGRLYSWL, from the coding sequence ATGGCTGATATTTTCCAACATATGCAGGAGCAGGTGCTCCACGCCCGCGACAGTGGGCACAAACTCAACATCGTCGGCGGCGGAACCAAGGCCTTTATGGGCCGGAAAGCCGATCCCGATGCCGGAACCCTCAACGTGGGCGAGCATACCGGTATTGTTGAGTACCACCCGGTCGAGCTGGTGTTGACGGTACGCGCCGGCACCCCGCTGAGCGATATTGAGGCCACCCTGGCCGAGCAGGGCCAGGCCCTGCATTTCGAGCCGCCCCGACTGGGTGCGGGTTCCACCATCGGCGGCACCCTGGCGGCGAACCTGTCTGGCCCTGCCCGGCCCTGGACCGGCTCAGTACGGGACCAGGTGTTGGGTATCCGCCTGCTGAACGGCAAGGGTGAGCACCTGCGCTTCGGCGGGCAGGTAATGAAGAATGTGGCGGGCTACGACGTCTCCCGGCTTCAGGCCGGCGCCCTGGGCAGCCTTGGCCTGATTACCGAGATCAGTCTCAAAGTGATGCCCAGACCGGCCGCCTCCATGACCCTGGTTCAGGACATGGCGATGGACGAGGTCATCCATTACATGAACAGCCGGTCCGCCGAGCCGAAACCGATCACCGGAGCCTGCTGGGTCGATGGCAAGGTCTATCTGAGACTCTCAGGTGCCCGGTCGGCGGTTGAAGCCACGGCCGAGAAGTGGTCGGGTGAAGTGATGGAACAGGGGGATCCGTTCTGGCAGTCCGTCCAGGACATGCAGCACGAGTTCTTTGCCGGTAACGACGTCCCGCTCTGGCGCTTCTCGGTCGGTTCCACCGCCGCCAATCCGAAGCTGGAGGGTGACTGGTTTATCGACTGGTCCGGTGCCCAGCGCTGGTACCGTGGTCCTGGGGAGCTGAAAGACCTGGAACCCCTGGCCAAGGCTGCCGGAGGACAGGTGAGTCTGTTCCGTGGTGGCGACCGCTCCGGCGAGGTCATGCACCATCAGCCGGAAGCCCTCAAGGGCATTCAGCGCCGTCTCAAGAACGCCTTCGATCCGGACAACATTTTCAATCCCGGACGCTTATACAGCTGGTTGTAA
- a CDS encoding FAD-linked oxidase C-terminal domain-containing protein yields the protein MTTKPKVSKAELAEQFRAFIDPNFVITDDETMKPYECDGMSMYCEMPLLVVLPETVEQVQRVMRICNENQVPVVARGAGTGLSAGAMPNKEGVVLSLAKFNRILEIDPLARTARLQPGVRNLAISEEAAQYGLYYGPDPSSQIACTIGGNVAENSGGVHCLKYGLTVHNLHSVEMVTAEGDVVTVGGDGLDTCGMDLLALMTGSEGLLGVVTEVKVKLLPKPEVARVVMAGFDSVQNGGDAVGGVISHGIIPGGLEMMDGHAIVAADDFAQAGYPREAKALLLCEVDGTEEEVDEHIAQAEEVFRKFGATSVRTSRSEEERALLWKGRKSAFPAVGRISPDYYCMDGTIPRRELANVLLRMEEMSEEFGLRVANVFHAGDGNLHPLILFDANVPGEFERTEAFGSSILNLCVEVGGCITGEHGVGVEKIRQMAVQFNDDELQQFHDVKAAFDPAGILNPGKGVPALKFCQEYRSLEHKQHKHEQTEAAHG from the coding sequence ATGACTACCAAGCCGAAAGTCAGCAAAGCCGAGCTGGCCGAGCAGTTCCGGGCCTTCATCGACCCGAACTTCGTTATCACCGATGACGAAACCATGAAACCCTACGAATGCGACGGCATGTCGATGTACTGCGAGATGCCCTTGCTGGTGGTCCTGCCGGAGACGGTTGAGCAGGTTCAGCGGGTCATGCGCATCTGCAACGAAAACCAGGTGCCGGTCGTCGCCCGGGGCGCGGGGACCGGTCTCAGTGCCGGCGCCATGCCCAACAAGGAGGGCGTGGTGCTCTCGCTGGCCAAGTTCAATCGCATTCTGGAAATTGACCCGCTGGCACGAACGGCTCGGTTGCAGCCCGGGGTTCGCAATCTCGCGATCAGCGAGGAGGCCGCCCAGTACGGGTTGTATTACGGCCCGGATCCGTCCTCCCAGATTGCCTGCACCATTGGCGGCAACGTGGCGGAGAACTCCGGCGGCGTGCACTGCCTGAAATACGGTCTCACGGTGCACAACCTGCACAGCGTCGAAATGGTCACCGCCGAGGGCGATGTCGTGACGGTTGGCGGCGATGGCCTGGACACCTGCGGTATGGATCTGCTGGCGTTGATGACCGGGTCGGAAGGGCTGTTGGGTGTGGTCACCGAAGTGAAGGTCAAATTGCTGCCGAAACCCGAGGTGGCCCGCGTGGTCATGGCCGGTTTCGACAGTGTTCAGAATGGTGGCGATGCCGTTGGTGGCGTGATCTCCCACGGCATCATCCCCGGTGGCCTGGAGATGATGGACGGTCACGCGATTGTCGCCGCGGACGATTTTGCCCAGGCCGGCTATCCGCGCGAGGCGAAGGCCCTGTTGTTGTGTGAAGTCGATGGCACGGAAGAGGAAGTGGACGAGCACATTGCCCAGGCCGAAGAGGTGTTCCGCAAGTTCGGCGCGACCTCCGTGCGCACCTCCCGGAGCGAAGAGGAACGGGCACTGCTGTGGAAAGGCCGGAAGTCCGCGTTTCCGGCGGTTGGCCGGATCTCGCCCGATTACTACTGCATGGACGGCACCATTCCACGCCGGGAATTGGCCAATGTGCTGCTCCGGATGGAGGAGATGTCTGAGGAGTTCGGTCTGCGTGTCGCCAACGTTTTCCACGCCGGAGACGGCAACCTGCACCCTCTGATCCTGTTCGATGCCAACGTGCCCGGTGAGTTCGAGCGGACCGAAGCGTTCGGCAGCAGCATCCTGAACCTGTGCGTTGAGGTGGGCGGGTGTATCACCGGCGAACACGGTGTCGGTGTCGAGAAGATCCGCCAGATGGCGGTTCAGTTCAACGATGACGAACTCCAGCAGTTCCATGACGTGAAGGCCGCCTTCGATCCCGCCGGCATTCTCAATCCCGGTAAGGGGGTTCCGGCCCTCAAGTTCTGCCAGGAATACCGTTCCCTGGAACACAAACAACACAAGCACGAACAAACGGAAGCCGCCCATGGCTGA
- a CDS encoding GlcG/HbpS family heme-binding protein: MLTINRLDLADARILIEGAAEKAREIGVPMCIAIVDESGNLIAFERMDGGKITSVTIAQDKAFTAAAAKKATHDYNKANVPGSLAFGIHTEVGGRLSSVGGGLPVIVDGEVVGGIGLSSGTPQQDMDCAQAGIDHFETKRS; this comes from the coding sequence ATGTTGACTATTAACAGGCTGGATCTGGCCGATGCCCGCATTCTGATTGAGGGCGCGGCGGAAAAGGCCCGAGAGATCGGAGTGCCCATGTGCATTGCGATCGTTGACGAATCCGGCAATCTGATCGCTTTTGAGCGCATGGACGGCGGCAAGATCACCAGTGTGACCATTGCCCAGGACAAGGCGTTCACGGCGGCGGCCGCCAAGAAAGCCACCCACGACTACAACAAGGCCAACGTGCCGGGCAGCCTTGCCTTCGGTATCCACACCGAGGTTGGCGGTCGTTTGAGTTCCGTGGGTGGTGGCCTGCCGGTGATTGTGGACGGCGAAGTGGTCGGAGGCATCGGGCTGAGCTCCGGGACGCCCCAGCAGGACATGGACTGCGCCCAGGCGGGCATTGACCACTTTGAAACCAAACGCAGCTGA
- a CDS encoding TRAP transporter large permease, with product MTTNTTTAPGSNLVGKLSTWLMIIATVALAFVICVEMINILFYDPWSDEKFLFKLSGSLSDVKVGPLTYLMFGSLAVALMMGLPLAFVTGGLGVMFIYLVGDAMMLNLVPGRIFPMMTNSDLAAIPLFIFMASMLERAGLIEEMFSVVYKWMGGLSGGLATATILASTLLAAMVGVIGAAVVTMGIIALPAMLKRGYDQKIALGSIMAGGTLGILIPPSILAILYAVVAQQSVGELYLGSVVPGLMLSSMYIAYVLIRSWINPKLGPPVPVEERISLKEKLLLTKNLIAPLILVFLVLGLLFGGIATPVEAAGIGSFGAIVVAMMHGRFSIAGLREASVTTTKASAMVLWIMFGASVFVGFYILQGGQQFVTDAILGTGMSPYGILFLLMFLLVVLGMFLDWVGILLLAVPIFIPIVKALEFPGLLGFPPVAGDDVVLWFGVLYLVNMQMSFLSPPFGYALFYLRGVCPPEISMATIFKSSLVFLAIQALGLFMCILIPGIVTWLPGLVYG from the coding sequence ATGACTACAAATACAACAACTGCGCCGGGCAGTAACCTTGTCGGGAAACTGAGTACCTGGCTGATGATTATCGCCACAGTGGCACTGGCGTTTGTCATCTGTGTCGAAATGATCAACATTCTTTTCTACGACCCGTGGAGCGACGAGAAATTCCTGTTCAAACTCTCGGGCAGCCTTTCTGACGTCAAGGTCGGGCCTTTGACCTACCTGATGTTCGGTTCCCTCGCCGTGGCCCTGATGATGGGGTTGCCACTGGCTTTCGTGACCGGTGGTCTGGGGGTGATGTTCATCTACCTGGTGGGCGACGCAATGATGCTCAACCTGGTGCCGGGACGCATCTTCCCGATGATGACCAACTCCGATCTGGCGGCAATACCGCTGTTTATCTTCATGGCCTCGATGCTTGAGCGTGCCGGCCTGATTGAGGAAATGTTCAGTGTGGTCTACAAGTGGATGGGTGGCCTGAGTGGCGGTCTGGCGACCGCAACCATTCTCGCCTCGACCCTGCTGGCCGCCATGGTGGGGGTTATTGGTGCCGCTGTTGTCACCATGGGCATCATCGCTCTGCCGGCGATGCTCAAGCGCGGTTACGATCAGAAGATCGCGCTGGGCTCGATCATGGCGGGTGGTACTCTGGGCATACTGATTCCTCCCTCCATCCTGGCCATCCTCTATGCGGTTGTTGCCCAGCAATCGGTCGGTGAATTGTATCTCGGTTCCGTGGTCCCGGGCCTGATGCTGTCTTCCATGTACATTGCCTATGTGCTGATCCGCAGCTGGATTAATCCGAAGCTGGGGCCACCCGTACCGGTGGAAGAGCGGATTTCCCTGAAGGAAAAGCTCCTGCTAACCAAAAACCTGATTGCCCCACTGATCCTGGTGTTTCTGGTGTTGGGTCTGCTGTTCGGTGGCATTGCAACGCCCGTGGAAGCGGCCGGTATTGGCTCCTTTGGCGCCATCGTGGTGGCCATGATGCACGGCAGGTTCTCCATTGCGGGACTGCGGGAAGCATCCGTCACCACGACCAAGGCATCCGCCATGGTGCTGTGGATCATGTTCGGTGCTTCGGTCTTTGTTGGCTTCTACATCCTTCAGGGTGGCCAACAGTTTGTCACGGATGCCATTCTGGGCACCGGCATGTCGCCTTACGGCATTCTGTTCCTGCTGATGTTCCTGCTGGTGGTTCTCGGTATGTTCCTGGACTGGGTGGGTATTCTGCTGCTGGCAGTTCCCATTTTCATTCCTATCGTCAAGGCGCTGGAGTTCCCGGGGCTGTTGGGCTTCCCGCCTGTGGCAGGGGATGATGTTGTGCTCTGGTTTGGTGTGCTCTACCTGGTCAATATGCAGATGTCGTTCCTCAGTCCGCCCTTCGGTTACGCATTGTTCTACCTCCGCGGCGTTTGCCCGCCGGAAATATCCATGGCCACGATTTTCAAGTCGTCCCTGGTGTTCCTGGCGATTCAGGCGCTCGGACTGTTCATGTGTATCCTGATTCCCGGCATCGTAACCTGGCTGCCGGGGCTGGTTTACGGCTAA
- a CDS encoding TRAP transporter small permease subunit, translating to MSDLEGFGFVMPHWFYWGWLAVMPLIMMAWDKWSSGHGGETAEPEMTPAELQAQEDDPLYYLQFEGNWFTKIVDWICDKSGLFVAFWTINAVVFYFFGVVMRYIFNMPSIWVHEASFLLLGMQYMLAGAFAMLHGAHVRVDVMYNMLPARGRVGLDIFTSMFFFIFALILLVTSWTFFLDSYAMNETTVETWGIQHWPAKGMMVLGSLLLLLAGISKLIKDIVLFVRLGRERTA from the coding sequence ATGTCTGATCTTGAAGGTTTCGGATTCGTAATGCCGCACTGGTTCTACTGGGGCTGGCTTGCGGTCATGCCGCTGATCATGATGGCCTGGGACAAATGGAGTAGCGGTCATGGAGGCGAGACTGCTGAGCCGGAAATGACACCGGCGGAATTACAAGCGCAAGAGGATGATCCCCTCTATTACCTCCAGTTCGAAGGCAACTGGTTTACCAAGATAGTGGATTGGATCTGCGACAAATCCGGTTTGTTCGTTGCGTTCTGGACGATCAATGCCGTTGTGTTCTATTTCTTTGGCGTGGTCATGCGCTACATCTTTAACATGCCCTCCATCTGGGTCCATGAGGCCAGCTTCCTGCTGCTGGGTATGCAGTATATGCTGGCCGGGGCCTTTGCCATGCTTCATGGTGCCCACGTGCGGGTGGATGTGATGTACAACATGCTGCCGGCGCGGGGAAGAGTTGGCCTGGACATCTTCACGTCGATGTTCTTCTTCATTTTTGCCCTGATTCTGCTGGTTACCTCCTGGACCTTCTTCCTGGATTCCTACGCCATGAACGAAACCACGGTTGAGACCTGGGGCATTCAGCACTGGCCGGCCAAAGGCATGATGGTGCTGGGTTCATTACTTCTTTTACTCGCAGGCATCTCCAAGCTGATCAAGGATATTGTCCTGTTTGTCCGCCTTGGCCGGGAGCGCACCGCATGA
- the dctP gene encoding TRAP transporter substrate-binding protein DctP: MNSNKNIRIHGDTAEAPPRRSFLKTAAVGAAFAGAMLMGAGQAQAATTWKIQSVWDAGTVGYDLFEDWCNGMEEKSGGELIFKCFPAKAVAADNNSLFDSVRSGVLQGMNPFTLYWSGKIPASVFLSSYPGGPDQPHQWDTMFYSLGMLEKTREIYEKFGLFYVGPIQHDANIIHSKSPVNSLEDFKGMKLRVPGGMVAEVFQAFGASTVSLPGSDIFPALEKGTIDAADYVGPAVNWELGFSQVTDYILFGPPGVMSIYQPVDLMDLTVNLRAWKALDPKLQKLVEDEVRIYSQKHYLTIQKRNVEAMKKFKDAGDTVSRLSQEDVDEWRRKAIPIWYKWANKDESAREIFDMQVQYMMNDTVGYIDESDLEGVPGR, translated from the coding sequence ATGAACTCGAATAAGAACATCCGTATTCACGGTGACACGGCCGAGGCTCCACCTCGGAGAAGTTTTCTGAAAACGGCCGCGGTGGGCGCGGCCTTCGCAGGCGCGATGCTGATGGGCGCCGGCCAGGCCCAGGCCGCAACGACCTGGAAAATCCAGTCAGTTTGGGACGCCGGCACGGTCGGCTATGACCTGTTCGAAGACTGGTGTAATGGCATGGAAGAGAAGTCCGGCGGTGAACTGATCTTCAAGTGTTTCCCTGCCAAGGCCGTCGCCGCCGATAACAACTCACTGTTCGATTCGGTTCGCAGTGGTGTTCTTCAGGGCATGAACCCGTTCACTCTGTACTGGTCCGGCAAGATTCCCGCTTCGGTTTTCCTGTCATCCTATCCAGGCGGCCCCGATCAGCCTCATCAGTGGGACACCATGTTCTACTCACTGGGCATGCTGGAGAAGACCCGGGAAATCTACGAGAAGTTCGGGCTGTTCTACGTGGGCCCGATCCAGCACGACGCAAACATCATTCACTCCAAGAGTCCGGTAAACAGCCTCGAAGACTTTAAAGGCATGAAGCTCCGGGTCCCTGGCGGTATGGTCGCTGAGGTGTTTCAGGCGTTCGGGGCTTCTACCGTGAGCCTGCCGGGCTCTGACATTTTCCCGGCCCTGGAGAAGGGCACCATCGACGCAGCCGATTACGTAGGGCCGGCGGTAAACTGGGAACTGGGCTTTTCCCAGGTGACGGATTACATCCTGTTCGGACCTCCTGGCGTGATGTCGATCTACCAGCCGGTGGACCTGATGGACCTGACCGTCAACCTGCGCGCCTGGAAAGCCCTGGATCCAAAACTGCAGAAACTGGTTGAGGACGAAGTGCGCATCTATTCCCAGAAGCACTACCTGACCATTCAGAAGCGCAACGTCGAGGCCATGAAGAAGTTCAAGGATGCGGGTGACACCGTGAGCCGTCTGAGCCAGGAAGATGTGGATGAGTGGCGTCGTAAAGCCATCCCGATCTGGTACAAGTGGGCGAACAAGGACGAGAGTGCCCGTGAGATCTTCGACATGCAGGTCCAGTATATGATGAACGATACCGTCGGCTATATCGATGAATCTGATCTTGAAGGCGTACCGGGCCGGTAA
- a CDS encoding FCD domain-containing protein: MAISQEISYRLERLILDGGLAPEQKIPSERQLAARLGVSRAIIREALHELQGRGVIETRHGKGSFVASMVSGSNRIDDQSPLMHLFEGHPRTLYDLLEVREQLEGQAAFLAAQRATSLDRHRITKAFRALEETDPLSNARSDHSFHLAIVEASHNPVLVHVLNSLKNMMLMTVQASVANLNPRQEMRKKIVRQHRQLYDAVISGKPGAAQKAATAHVRFVSDAMRDMEKDGSEVIRMPVPPDASARHSQTNL, from the coding sequence ATGGCGATATCCCAGGAAATTTCATACCGACTTGAGCGGCTGATCCTCGATGGCGGGCTGGCGCCGGAACAGAAAATTCCGTCCGAACGCCAATTGGCTGCCCGCCTCGGTGTGTCTCGTGCGATCATTCGCGAGGCGCTGCACGAGCTCCAGGGCCGTGGCGTCATTGAGACCCGGCACGGCAAAGGCTCGTTTGTTGCCAGCATGGTCTCCGGCTCCAACAGAATTGATGACCAGAGCCCGCTCATGCATCTGTTCGAGGGCCACCCGCGCACCCTTTACGATCTGCTGGAAGTGCGGGAACAGCTGGAAGGACAGGCGGCATTCCTGGCGGCCCAGCGTGCGACCAGCCTGGACCGGCATCGAATCACCAAGGCGTTCCGGGCCCTGGAAGAAACCGATCCGCTGAGCAACGCCCGTTCAGACCACAGTTTTCACCTCGCCATCGTGGAGGCCTCGCACAATCCGGTATTGGTCCATGTTCTAAACAGCTTGAAGAACATGATGCTGATGACGGTTCAGGCGTCGGTGGCCAACCTGAACCCACGCCAGGAAATGCGCAAGAAGATCGTCCGCCAGCACCGTCAACTCTACGATGCCGTGATTTCGGGCAAACCCGGTGCGGCACAAAAAGCGGCCACGGCTCATGTCCGGTTTGTCAGCGATGCCATGCGAGATATGGAGAAAGACGGCAGCGAGGTGATCCGGATGCCGGTTCCACCGGACGCGTCGGCACGACATTCGCAAACAAACCTGTGA
- a CDS encoding ABC transporter ATP-binding protein: MADQAPLICRDIHKTFDKLEVLKGISLETRKGDVVSLIGSSGSGKSTFLRCINLLETPTSGDIIVHGDPIRFTTNRKGERIPADNKQVELIRAKLSMVFQSFNLWSHMTVLENIIEAPVNVLKVPKKEAIERAEAYLQKVGIYERKDYYPAQMSGGQQQRAAIARALAMEPEVMLFDEPTSALDPELVGEVLKVMQSLAEEGRTMIVVTHEMAFARDVSTQVLFLHQGVIEEQGTPEKVFDNPDSERMKQFLAPNF, translated from the coding sequence ATGGCGGACCAAGCGCCTTTGATCTGCAGGGATATTCACAAGACCTTCGACAAGCTGGAAGTGCTCAAGGGCATTTCCCTGGAAACGCGTAAAGGCGATGTTGTGTCCCTGATCGGCAGTTCCGGCTCTGGCAAGAGCACCTTCCTGCGCTGCATCAATCTGCTGGAAACGCCCACATCCGGCGACATTATCGTGCACGGTGATCCAATCCGGTTCACGACCAACCGCAAGGGTGAGCGAATTCCGGCCGATAACAAGCAGGTGGAACTGATCCGCGCCAAACTGTCCATGGTGTTCCAGAGCTTTAATCTCTGGTCCCACATGACCGTGCTGGAAAACATCATCGAAGCGCCAGTGAACGTGCTGAAGGTGCCCAAGAAGGAAGCCATCGAGCGGGCCGAGGCCTACCTCCAGAAAGTCGGTATCTACGAGCGCAAGGATTACTACCCAGCCCAGATGTCCGGCGGCCAGCAGCAGCGCGCGGCGATTGCCCGGGCGCTTGCCATGGAGCCGGAGGTGATGCTGTTTGACGAGCCGACCTCGGCCCTGGATCCGGAGCTGGTCGGTGAGGTTCTGAAGGTCATGCAGAGTTTGGCCGAGGAAGGCCGAACCATGATCGTGGTGACTCACGAGATGGCTTTTGCAAGGGATGTGTCAACTCAGGTCCTGTTTTTGCATCAGGGCGTGATCGAAGAGCAAGGTACCCCCGAAAAAGTGTTTGATAACCCGGACTCGGAACGCATGAAACAGTTCCTGGCTCCCAACTTCTGA
- a CDS encoding transporter substrate-binding domain-containing protein, whose product MKKLIVAASCALAMAAGTVQAKDWKEIRIAFDVPYEPFEYKDENGELTGFEVELAEAMCEEMKADCEFVIQAWDGMIPGLLARKFDAIMSSMSITPERAERVLFSEPYYNTPGGWFARDGFDTDVTDMAAMEGKVVGVQRGTTMDTYVTEEMGGIVTIKRYTTADDMVLDLEGQRLDVVFVDYPVGEQTILGKDGFKEVGEPVKLGEGVGVAMRQRDKDLAAKVNATLKKLKNDGTYDTIMQKYFNYDIKM is encoded by the coding sequence ATGAAGAAACTGATTGTTGCAGCGAGTTGCGCCCTGGCCATGGCGGCCGGCACGGTCCAGGCCAAGGACTGGAAAGAAATCCGTATCGCGTTCGACGTGCCTTACGAGCCGTTCGAATACAAGGATGAAAACGGTGAGCTGACCGGCTTTGAAGTCGAGCTGGCTGAAGCCATGTGTGAGGAAATGAAAGCGGACTGCGAATTCGTTATCCAGGCATGGGACGGCATGATTCCGGGACTGCTGGCGCGCAAATTCGACGCCATCATGTCCTCCATGTCCATTACCCCGGAGCGCGCCGAGCGCGTCCTGTTCTCCGAGCCGTACTACAACACACCGGGCGGCTGGTTCGCTCGTGACGGATTCGACACCGACGTCACCGACATGGCCGCGATGGAAGGCAAGGTCGTCGGCGTTCAGCGCGGCACCACCATGGACACCTACGTGACCGAAGAGATGGGCGGCATTGTCACCATCAAGCGCTACACCACCGCTGACGACATGGTTCTGGACCTCGAAGGTCAGCGCCTGGACGTGGTCTTTGTTGACTACCCCGTTGGCGAGCAGACCATCCTCGGCAAAGACGGCTTCAAGGAAGTTGGCGAGCCGGTGAAGCTGGGTGAAGGTGTTGGTGTTGCCATGCGTCAGCGTGACAAAGACCTCGCCGCCAAGGTGAACGCAACCCTGAAGAAACTGAAGAATGATGGCACCTACGACACCATCATGCAGAAGTACTTCAACTACGACATCAAGATGTAA
- a CDS encoding ABC transporter permease, whose amino-acid sequence MLDLKGYGPALLDGAVITIELAFLSLAVSVTLGLIGASSKLSSNRLAKGVATAYTTLIRGVPDLVMMLLFYYGGQVAVNNLSDLLWEAYEIDFFFQFDPFISGVVTIGLIFGAYMTETFRGAFLAVETGQIEAARAYGFTRWHTFRRIIFPQMLRHALPGIGNNWQVLLKTTALVSIIGLTDMVRVAEEAAKAERMPFHFFIPVAFVYLALTAGSELFIKWLNKRANVGVVQGG is encoded by the coding sequence ATGCTCGATCTGAAAGGCTATGGCCCGGCACTACTCGACGGGGCAGTCATAACCATTGAACTGGCCTTCCTCTCTCTGGCCGTGTCCGTCACTCTCGGACTGATTGGCGCCTCCTCCAAACTATCCAGCAACCGTCTGGCCAAAGGTGTCGCGACAGCCTATACCACGCTGATTCGCGGGGTTCCGGACCTGGTCATGATGCTGCTGTTCTACTACGGTGGCCAGGTGGCCGTGAATAACCTCTCCGATCTGCTGTGGGAGGCGTACGAAATCGACTTTTTCTTCCAGTTCGACCCGTTCATTTCAGGTGTCGTCACCATCGGACTGATTTTTGGCGCCTACATGACCGAAACCTTTCGCGGCGCCTTCCTGGCGGTCGAAACCGGGCAGATTGAAGCGGCCCGGGCCTACGGCTTTACCCGCTGGCACACGTTCCGCCGGATTATTTTCCCGCAAATGCTCCGCCACGCCCTTCCAGGCATCGGCAACAACTGGCAGGTTCTGCTCAAAACCACGGCGCTGGTTTCCATCATCGGCCTGACCGACATGGTCCGGGTTGCCGAGGAGGCCGCCAAGGCCGAGCGGATGCCATTCCACTTCTTTATACCGGTAGCGTTCGTGTATCTGGCACTGACCGCCGGCTCCGAGCTGTTCATCAAGTGGCTCAACAAACGCGCCAACGTTGGCGTGGTTCAGGGGGGATAA
- a CDS encoding ABC transporter permease encodes MPDFITQWLNQNEIFTAMTILEYWNGLVNTVQLVFLSLVIGLVCAIPLAIMRTSRNPFVSGPVWLYTYLFRGTPLLIQLYIIYYGIAQIPGIQETFWWEIFREPFYPALLAFVLNTAAYTTEIIRGAIAATPHGEIEAAKAYGMNWFMRIRRIVLPSAARRAVQAYSNEVIFMLHSSAIASVVTIVDLTGAARNIYSRFYAPFDAFIFVALIYMMLTFILVFAFRKLENHLLRHQRPISN; translated from the coding sequence ATGCCAGACTTTATCACCCAGTGGCTGAACCAGAACGAAATCTTTACCGCCATGACCATCCTCGAATACTGGAATGGTCTGGTGAACACCGTTCAACTGGTTTTTCTCTCTCTCGTCATCGGCCTGGTCTGCGCCATTCCCCTGGCGATCATGCGAACCAGCAGGAATCCGTTCGTTTCCGGCCCGGTATGGCTTTACACCTACCTGTTCCGGGGTACGCCCCTGCTGATCCAGCTGTACATCATCTACTACGGTATTGCCCAGATTCCGGGTATTCAGGAAACCTTCTGGTGGGAAATCTTCCGGGAACCGTTCTACCCGGCGCTGCTGGCCTTTGTCCTGAATACCGCGGCCTACACGACCGAGATTATCCGGGGCGCGATTGCCGCAACGCCCCACGGCGAGATTGAAGCCGCCAAGGCCTACGGCATGAACTGGTTCATGCGCATCCGGCGCATCGTATTGCCCAGTGCGGCCCGTCGTGCGGTGCAAGCCTATTCCAACGAAGTCATCTTCATGCTGCATTCCAGTGCAATCGCCAGCGTGGTGACCATTGTGGACCTGACCGGCGCGGCCCGGAACATTTACTCCCGTTTCTATGCGCCGTTCGATGCGTTTATCTTTGTCGCGCTGATCTACATGATGCTGACGTTTATTCTGGTGTTTGCATTCCGCAAGCTTGAAAATCATTTGTTGCGGCATCAGCGCCCAATCAGCAACTGA